Proteins from a single region of Nilaparvata lugens isolate BPH unplaced genomic scaffold, ASM1435652v1 scaffold512_2, whole genome shotgun sequence:
- the LOC120355885 gene encoding uncharacterized protein LOC120355885, translated as MLKKPPGTPCRELFRSTGTLTLPCLYILESVAFGLKHASTWTRGADLHNYNTRSRNTYRIQQHRTSFYEKNPIHMSQKMINSLPHHLKDIDNRVQLKKKLKDWLADKCFYDMNDFLL; from the coding sequence ATGCTCAAAAAACCGCCTGGAACTCCATGTAGAGAATTATTCCGATCAACAGGGACGCTCACACTACCTTGCCTGTATATTCTGGAGTCTGTAGCATTTGGTCTCAAGCATGCATCGACGTGGACAAGAGGTGCTGACCTACACAATTATAACACGCGCTCAAGGAACACCTATCGAATACAACAACATAGGACATCGTTCTACGAGAAAAATCCAATTCACATGAGCCAAAAAATGATCAACTCCCTGCCGCACCATCTTAAGGACATTGACAATAGAGTGCAgctcaagaaaaaattgaaggacTGGCTGGCTGATAAGTGTTTTTATGACATGAATGACTTTTTgttgtga